In one Corallococcus sp. EGB genomic region, the following are encoded:
- a CDS encoding DUF4105 domain-containing protein, with protein MKPRPVWLGWLTVLLAVSPRAHAQDAAFEEPPGHLAVPAFLRVSPEVALASRVAVLEATAGILLRGAAAQDASLVSDVEAGLAALPPAMRRPPGGRLELVLHPEPAPLGLGDGTKARPDWSEQREQFHLYRYAPSEERRAMLRLSRLTDTEAEHLWRRRAVVHAVMQRWDDARGWSRRPPWRRLDGWLLPLERPLTWRESASITYAGAFSRARGQVSASLDLVTFAEELLVPVESLRPDALPVDEQVRCQEFSKARALSEFISEARLGTLPARGGCPAFDDWAEADALSHLEVLLVAASGRQPQSLFGHLLLRPVWREGATVRGPDFERVVQLVALTGMEEKGLGYLMKGMTGGYSTVFLTGTLGDITHESLELEQRTIRRFRLNLTPGESQRMLERIWELERRGYLGYYFFTDNCAAALLFLLNGSLEDGRHVSAPGTLWVLPTATLDTLAKTNVVDARGRTVPLLEHLPDAFESTADRARRALVEEERRLTALASLLPATALAPLRHVHRQLQSPEPDVRRQAYEHLPSAAMTALGAAAPSEQAKAREALHAYVAHAVRVERAAVDQAEEEKLSIERERLVAVDLKGEGGAAQGVRERQRLFEREDAMQRKLAVLDRTALLQQALDTATKRLPTPDELKALVRAEHTEAAFAAATEAQGALNDGPFADVDPRAFLARDHQRKVDAETTWAQGALRESGAARMVVSGGVDFPEVGAARPVVSLRTSAMNESLGDARLHGFQSSSELRVLDGELAVEPRWGVPRIIGSRLTLVGYRTLLPQLPQQRRSLLDSLGWGAEARMSTDIDRPLPYRATVDTEALGVVAASERFDTFLAVGLGAQATMAWSRGETVPTVGPRLSLAHRTGLPGPGNSALRLEATYVPSWRLGLTPGFTHEADATLQVEWYLGRVARWSVLLTPRAQLHWEGTLASWAGRGTGLASLPEGLERHRLALGVELR; from the coding sequence GTGAAACCCCGCCCGGTGTGGCTGGGATGGCTCACGGTGCTGCTGGCCGTGAGCCCGCGGGCGCATGCGCAGGACGCGGCCTTCGAGGAGCCCCCAGGCCACCTCGCGGTGCCCGCGTTCTTGAGGGTGTCCCCGGAGGTCGCCCTGGCTTCGAGGGTCGCGGTCCTGGAGGCCACGGCGGGCATCCTCCTGCGGGGCGCCGCGGCTCAGGACGCATCGCTCGTCTCGGACGTGGAGGCGGGACTCGCCGCCCTGCCTCCCGCGATGCGGCGTCCGCCAGGAGGCCGGCTGGAGCTCGTCCTCCACCCGGAGCCCGCGCCCCTGGGCCTGGGTGATGGCACCAAGGCCCGGCCCGACTGGTCGGAGCAGCGCGAGCAGTTCCACCTCTACCGCTACGCCCCGTCCGAGGAGCGCCGGGCCATGCTGCGCCTGTCGCGTCTCACCGACACGGAGGCCGAGCACCTGTGGCGCCGCCGCGCCGTGGTGCACGCCGTGATGCAGCGCTGGGACGACGCGCGCGGCTGGAGCAGGCGTCCCCCGTGGCGCAGGTTGGACGGATGGCTGCTGCCCTTGGAGCGGCCCCTCACGTGGAGGGAATCCGCGAGCATCACCTACGCGGGCGCCTTCAGCCGCGCCCGGGGCCAGGTCAGCGCGTCGTTGGACCTGGTCACCTTCGCGGAGGAGCTGCTCGTCCCCGTGGAGTCGCTGCGCCCGGACGCGCTGCCCGTGGATGAGCAGGTGCGCTGCCAGGAGTTCTCCAAGGCGCGCGCCCTGTCGGAGTTCATCTCGGAGGCGCGCCTGGGCACGCTGCCCGCGAGGGGCGGCTGCCCGGCCTTCGATGACTGGGCGGAGGCGGACGCGCTCTCCCATCTGGAGGTCCTGCTCGTCGCGGCTTCGGGCCGCCAGCCCCAGTCCCTCTTCGGCCACCTCCTCCTGCGCCCGGTCTGGCGCGAAGGGGCCACGGTGCGGGGCCCGGACTTCGAGCGCGTCGTGCAGCTCGTGGCGCTCACGGGCATGGAGGAGAAGGGCCTGGGCTACCTGATGAAGGGAATGACAGGCGGCTACAGCACCGTCTTCCTCACGGGCACCCTGGGCGACATCACCCACGAATCGCTGGAGCTGGAGCAGCGCACCATCCGCCGCTTCCGGCTGAACCTCACGCCCGGCGAATCCCAGCGCATGCTGGAGCGCATCTGGGAGCTCGAGCGTCGCGGCTACCTGGGCTACTACTTCTTCACCGACAACTGCGCCGCCGCGCTCCTCTTCCTCCTCAACGGCTCGCTGGAGGACGGCCGTCACGTGAGCGCCCCCGGCACGCTGTGGGTCCTGCCCACCGCCACGCTGGACACGCTCGCGAAGACGAACGTCGTGGACGCCCGGGGCCGCACGGTGCCGCTCCTGGAGCACCTGCCAGATGCCTTTGAATCCACCGCAGACCGGGCCCGGCGCGCGCTGGTGGAAGAGGAGCGGCGGCTCACGGCGCTGGCCTCCCTGCTGCCGGCCACGGCCCTCGCGCCCCTGCGACACGTCCACCGCCAGCTCCAGTCTCCCGAGCCCGATGTCCGCCGGCAGGCCTACGAACACCTGCCCTCCGCCGCGATGACGGCGCTCGGCGCCGCGGCACCGTCCGAGCAGGCGAAGGCCCGCGAGGCCCTGCACGCCTACGTGGCGCACGCGGTGCGCGTGGAGCGCGCGGCGGTGGACCAGGCAGAAGAGGAGAAGCTCTCCATCGAACGCGAGCGCCTCGTCGCCGTCGACCTCAAGGGCGAGGGAGGCGCCGCGCAAGGTGTCCGTGAACGTCAGCGCCTCTTCGAGCGCGAGGACGCCATGCAGCGGAAGCTCGCGGTGCTCGACCGCACGGCCCTGCTCCAGCAGGCCCTGGACACCGCCACCAAGCGCCTGCCCACGCCGGATGAGCTCAAGGCCCTGGTCCGCGCGGAGCACACCGAAGCCGCCTTCGCCGCGGCCACGGAGGCCCAGGGCGCGCTCAACGACGGGCCGTTCGCGGACGTGGATCCGCGCGCCTTCCTCGCGCGGGACCATCAACGGAAGGTGGACGCGGAGACCACCTGGGCCCAGGGCGCGCTGCGCGAATCCGGCGCGGCCCGCATGGTGGTGAGCGGCGGCGTGGACTTCCCGGAGGTGGGCGCCGCGCGTCCGGTGGTGAGCCTGCGCACCTCCGCGATGAATGAATCCCTGGGCGACGCGCGCCTGCACGGCTTCCAGTCCAGCAGCGAGCTGCGCGTGCTGGACGGGGAGCTGGCGGTGGAGCCCCGCTGGGGCGTGCCGCGCATCATCGGCTCGCGCCTGACGTTGGTGGGCTACCGCACCCTGCTGCCGCAACTGCCCCAGCAGCGGCGGTCGCTCCTCGACTCACTGGGGTGGGGCGCGGAGGCGAGGATGTCCACGGACATCGACCGCCCGTTGCCCTACCGCGCGACGGTGGACACGGAGGCGCTGGGCGTGGTGGCGGCCTCGGAGCGCTTCGACACCTTCCTCGCGGTGGGGCTGGGCGCCCAGGCCACGATGGCCTGGAGCCGGGGGGAGACGGTCCCGACGGTCGGGCCCCGTCTGTCATTGGCCCACCGCACGGGCCTGCCCGGCCCGGGCAACAGCGCGCTGCGCCTGGAGGCCACGTATGTGCCCTCGTGGCGCCTGGGCCTCACGCCGGGCTTCACGCACGAGGCGGACGCGACGCTCCAGGTGGAGTGGTACCTGGGGCGTGTCGCCCGCTGGAGCGTGCTGCTCACTCCTCGCGCCCAGCTCCACTGGGAGGGGACACTTGCGTCGTGGGCAGGTCGCGGGACAGGTCTCGCGAGCCTTCCGGAAGGGCTGGAGCGACATCGCCTTGCGTTAGGAGTGGAGCTCCGCTGA
- a CDS encoding GreA/GreB family elongation factor, whose protein sequence is MSKAFTKEDGGGDEGLTPARPRSTSAEQRYITPEGYRALQEELLDLQGPAPGDWPELEAAVRKRERERRVRELTAILEDVRVVTPDPSQAGRVFFGAWVVLEDEDGASVRYRIVGPDEADVKAGRLSVESPLARALLGKEAGESVQVERPRGTVEYEILAVEYAESEGASAAP, encoded by the coding sequence ATGTCGAAGGCATTCACCAAGGAAGACGGGGGCGGCGACGAGGGGCTCACCCCCGCGCGTCCCCGGTCGACGTCGGCGGAGCAGCGCTACATCACGCCCGAGGGCTACCGCGCGCTCCAGGAAGAGCTCCTGGACCTTCAGGGCCCCGCGCCGGGGGACTGGCCGGAGCTGGAGGCCGCCGTGCGCAAGCGCGAGCGCGAACGCCGGGTGCGTGAGCTCACCGCCATCCTCGAGGACGTGCGCGTGGTGACGCCGGATCCGTCTCAGGCGGGCCGCGTCTTCTTCGGTGCGTGGGTGGTGCTGGAGGACGAGGACGGCGCGAGCGTGCGCTACCGCATCGTCGGCCCGGATGAGGCGGACGTGAAGGCAGGAAGGCTGAGCGTGGAGTCCCCGCTGGCGCGCGCGCTCCTGGGCAAGGAGGCCGGCGAGTCCGTGCAGGTGGAGCGTCCTCGCGGCACGGTCGAATACGAAATCCTCGCGGTGGAGTACGCGGAGTCCGAGGGCGCCTCGGCCGCGCCGTGA
- a CDS encoding alanine racemase, translating into MPRDYAYYARALEGRRLPLAFADLDLLGENAAALLRRAGGLPVRVATKSVRCVALLRRVLDGHPGFQGLMCFSADEAVRLRERGFTDLLMGYPVVDAEALAELCRPPAPVTLMIDSVEHVALAARAARRHGTRAPLCLDVDLSVDLPGLRFGVHRSPVRSPEDALAVASGIAAEGDAVFLAGVMGYEAQLAGVPDAAPHAGAKNVVIRALKRASVGRVHARRQAVVAALKDAGFAPRFVNGGGTGSLESTREDTSVTELTAGSGLYSPALFDGYRGFRHQPAVAFAIPVTRRPGPGLFTLQGGGYVASGAAGVDKLPAPYLPEGARLLPLEGAGEVQTPIAYTGPVPLPLGAPVFFRHAKAGEVCEHFRTLLLISNGRVVEEAPTYRGEWG; encoded by the coding sequence ATGCCGCGTGATTACGCCTACTACGCCCGGGCACTGGAGGGACGGCGGCTGCCGTTGGCCTTCGCGGACCTGGACCTGCTGGGCGAGAACGCGGCGGCGCTGCTGAGGCGCGCCGGGGGGCTGCCGGTGCGGGTGGCCACCAAGTCGGTGCGGTGCGTCGCGCTGCTGCGGCGGGTGCTCGATGGGCATCCCGGCTTCCAGGGCCTCATGTGCTTCAGCGCCGACGAGGCCGTGCGCCTTCGCGAGCGCGGCTTTACCGACCTGCTCATGGGCTACCCCGTCGTGGATGCCGAGGCCCTGGCGGAGCTGTGCCGGCCGCCAGCGCCCGTGACGCTGATGATCGACTCGGTGGAGCACGTGGCGCTCGCCGCCCGGGCCGCGAGGCGCCACGGCACGCGTGCGCCGCTGTGCCTGGACGTGGACCTGTCCGTGGACCTGCCGGGCCTGCGCTTCGGGGTGCACCGCTCGCCGGTGCGCTCGCCGGAGGACGCGCTGGCGGTGGCCAGCGGCATCGCGGCGGAAGGGGACGCCGTGTTCCTGGCGGGCGTCATGGGCTACGAGGCCCAGCTCGCGGGCGTGCCGGACGCCGCTCCGCACGCGGGGGCGAAGAACGTGGTCATCCGCGCGCTCAAGCGGGCATCCGTGGGCCGCGTGCACGCGCGCCGGCAGGCGGTGGTGGCCGCGCTGAAGGACGCGGGCTTCGCGCCGCGCTTCGTGAACGGCGGCGGCACCGGCAGCCTGGAGTCCACGCGCGAGGACACCAGCGTCACCGAGCTCACCGCGGGCAGCGGCCTGTACTCGCCCGCGCTCTTCGACGGCTACCGCGGCTTCCGCCACCAGCCCGCGGTGGCGTTCGCCATCCCCGTCACGCGGCGTCCCGGCCCGGGCCTCTTCACGCTGCAGGGCGGAGGCTACGTGGCCTCTGGGGCGGCGGGCGTGGACAAGCTGCCGGCGCCCTACCTGCCCGAGGGCGCCAGGCTCCTCCCGCTGGAGGGCGCGGGGGAGGTGCAGACGCCCATCGCGTACACGGGCCCGGTGCCGCTGCCCCTGGGCGCGCCGGTGTTCTTCCGGCACGCGAAGGCCGGGGAGGTGTGCGAGCACTTCCGCACGCTGCTGCTCATCTCGAATGGCCGCGTCGTGGAAGAGGCCCCGACCTACCGGGGTGAATGGGGGTGA
- a CDS encoding LuxR family transcriptional regulator translates to MIDLISEDQRLLQEMEGLLEGLEPGSEALPAVLVALRNALRAERTAAFGVDVGPDRYHTAFVHGVGFAQPPSVLAELFDASLPPAGSRFGYFDPARPPLAQRNRAMRFSPLGLSEPLRALPITGEGAGPLWERLGLSEEEWEHARTQLAGATANLYRQLGLEHLAQLRVLVCEGDMMLGWVGAFRSEPFTEREQRLLQALTPAIQRRMAMDRRLREAGLLGPALGAALEVLGRPAWVVTFSGRVMHANKAGQARWEQDAQGLAAQVRECLRSTPGTGPLFSSGPLRTQGLPDHYLVLDPGPPMEPTSRLPVLTQRWGLTAREAQVLEHVVQGETNKAIALHLGCAERTVEVHVTHLLNKAQVESRSALISRFFQS, encoded by the coding sequence GTGATTGATTTGATTTCCGAGGACCAACGTCTCTTGCAGGAGATGGAGGGCCTGCTGGAGGGATTGGAGCCTGGCTCCGAGGCCCTGCCGGCGGTCCTCGTCGCGCTCCGCAACGCCTTGCGCGCGGAGCGGACGGCGGCCTTCGGCGTGGATGTGGGCCCGGACCGCTATCACACGGCGTTCGTGCACGGCGTGGGCTTCGCGCAGCCGCCCTCGGTCCTGGCGGAGCTGTTCGACGCGTCGCTGCCGCCGGCGGGGAGCCGCTTCGGCTATTTCGATCCCGCGCGTCCGCCCCTGGCCCAGCGCAACCGCGCGATGCGCTTCTCACCGCTGGGGCTGTCAGAGCCGCTGCGGGCCCTGCCCATCACGGGCGAGGGCGCGGGGCCGCTGTGGGAGCGGCTGGGATTGAGCGAGGAGGAGTGGGAGCACGCGCGGACGCAGCTCGCCGGGGCCACGGCCAATCTCTACCGGCAATTGGGATTGGAGCACCTGGCGCAGCTGCGGGTGCTGGTGTGTGAAGGCGACATGATGCTGGGCTGGGTGGGCGCCTTCCGGAGCGAACCCTTCACGGAGCGGGAGCAGCGGCTGCTGCAGGCGCTGACGCCCGCCATCCAGCGGCGGATGGCCATGGACCGGCGGCTGCGCGAGGCGGGCCTGCTGGGTCCGGCGCTGGGCGCGGCGCTGGAGGTGCTGGGGCGGCCCGCGTGGGTCGTCACGTTCAGCGGCCGGGTGATGCACGCGAACAAGGCGGGACAGGCGCGGTGGGAGCAGGACGCCCAGGGGCTGGCCGCGCAGGTGCGCGAGTGCCTGCGGAGCACGCCGGGCACGGGGCCGCTGTTCTCCTCCGGGCCGCTGCGCACGCAGGGGCTGCCGGACCACTACCTGGTGCTGGACCCCGGGCCGCCGATGGAGCCGACCTCGCGCCTGCCGGTGCTGACCCAGCGCTGGGGGCTCACCGCGCGCGAGGCGCAGGTGCTGGAGCACGTGGTGCAGGGCGAGACGAACAAGGCCATTGCCCTGCACCTGGGCTGCGCCGAGCGCACGGTGGAGGTGCACGTCACGCACCTCTTGAACAAGGCCCAGGTGGAGAGCCGCTCCGCGCTCATCTCGCGCTTCTTCCAGTCCTGA
- a CDS encoding D-arabinono-1,4-lactone oxidase, protein MTTEAAKVKTWRNWSGAVVAHPSGFLQPESVDALKAALRDASAQARTVRVVGSGHSFPPLCATDETMVSLEALRGLESVDERTREAVVWAGTNLRELGTLLASHGLAMENLGDINKQSLGGALGTGTHGTGVGLGILSTQAAAMTLVTASGDEVTCSEDASPELLQAARVSLGALGVVTRVRLRLLPAYRLRLTRRNLGLEECLAGLHEARARHRHYEFFWFPHSDRVMTKAMDLTDETPHGVGMGRWFSEMVMENAVFGAVSRACRMRPAWCAPVSRLSAKLASEGVLAGESHTLFATPRLVRFQEMEYAVPVERGPDCLRELSEYIMREQLPVHFPVEYRFVRGDDVFLSPAHGGDRAFIAVHQYRGMPLEPYFSGAEAIFRNHGGRPHWGKLHTQTAETLKHLYPRWDDFQRVREQLDPEGRFLNPYLRRLFLGEGARRPRNETGGARLA, encoded by the coding sequence ATGACGACCGAGGCGGCGAAGGTGAAGACGTGGCGCAACTGGTCCGGCGCGGTGGTGGCCCATCCGTCCGGCTTCCTCCAACCGGAGTCCGTGGACGCGCTGAAGGCCGCGCTCCGCGACGCCAGCGCCCAGGCGCGCACCGTGCGCGTGGTGGGCAGCGGCCACTCGTTCCCGCCCCTGTGCGCGACGGACGAGACGATGGTGTCGCTCGAGGCGCTGCGGGGCCTGGAGTCCGTGGACGAGCGGACGCGCGAGGCCGTGGTGTGGGCGGGCACGAACCTGCGGGAGCTGGGGACGCTGCTCGCGTCCCACGGGCTCGCGATGGAGAACCTGGGCGACATCAACAAGCAGTCGCTGGGCGGCGCGCTGGGCACGGGCACGCACGGCACGGGCGTGGGGCTGGGCATCCTCTCCACGCAGGCGGCGGCCATGACGCTCGTCACGGCGAGCGGGGACGAGGTGACGTGCTCGGAGGACGCGTCGCCGGAGCTGCTCCAGGCCGCGCGCGTGTCCCTGGGCGCGCTGGGCGTGGTGACGCGGGTGCGGCTGCGCCTGCTGCCCGCGTACCGGCTGCGGCTGACGCGCCGGAACCTGGGGCTGGAGGAGTGCCTCGCGGGGCTGCACGAAGCGCGGGCGCGCCACCGGCACTACGAGTTCTTCTGGTTCCCGCACTCCGACCGCGTGATGACCAAGGCCATGGACCTCACGGATGAAACGCCGCACGGGGTGGGCATGGGGCGCTGGTTCAGCGAGATGGTGATGGAGAACGCGGTCTTCGGCGCGGTGAGCCGCGCGTGCCGCATGCGCCCGGCGTGGTGCGCGCCGGTGAGCCGGCTGTCGGCGAAGCTCGCATCGGAGGGGGTGCTGGCGGGAGAGAGCCACACGCTGTTCGCCACGCCGCGGCTCGTGCGCTTCCAGGAGATGGAATACGCCGTGCCGGTGGAGCGCGGACCGGACTGCCTGCGCGAGCTGTCCGAGTACATCATGCGCGAGCAACTGCCCGTGCACTTCCCGGTGGAGTACCGCTTCGTGCGCGGCGACGACGTGTTCCTCAGTCCGGCGCACGGCGGGGACCGCGCGTTCATCGCGGTGCACCAGTACCGGGGCATGCCGCTGGAGCCCTACTTCTCCGGCGCGGAGGCCATCTTCCGCAACCACGGCGGCCGCCCGCACTGGGGCAAGCTGCACACGCAGACGGCGGAGACACTGAAACACCTGTATCCGCGCTGGGACGACTTCCAGCGCGTGCGCGAGCAGCTGGACCCGGAGGGGCGCTTCCTCAATCCCTATCTGAGACGTCTCTTCCTGGGGGAGGGCGCCCGCCGCCCGCGGAACGAAACCGGCGGCGCGAGGCTCGCGTAG
- a CDS encoding thioredoxin family protein, which translates to MRSLLACLLLSGSIACTATNANAPATASAEAHAEGPLPFIPDDYARALADAKAKGVPLFVDTWAPWCHTCRSMRAYVFTDKALAKQANRFVWLELNTDLTQNAAFQEKYPVEFWPTFFIIDPREEKALLRFAGSATVPQLERLFEDGERAYKGGATGADALLARGDALYGERKPAEAAEALTLALAEAPADWSRRGRALESLLMAQYGAKQYEPCARKAVAELPSVPRSLNQANSVLNGLTCALALPEGTPEAADLRHTLEAKAREVLAPPAIEMAADDRSGLYEVLVEARKQDQDAAGAKQVAQEWLTYLEAEAAKAPNPEARSVFDSHRMLAAMTLEQPQRAIPALEQSEKDLPQDYNPPARLATLYRLSGRLDDALAANDRALARVQGARRLSVLSGRADIQVARKDTAGAVKTLEEALTFARTLPAAQVSPRQVEALEKKLAGLKSPAAVPGAAP; encoded by the coding sequence ATGCGCTCCCTCCTCGCCTGTCTGCTCCTGTCGGGGTCCATCGCCTGCACGGCCACGAACGCCAACGCGCCCGCGACCGCGTCCGCCGAGGCCCACGCCGAAGGCCCACTGCCCTTCATCCCGGATGACTACGCCCGCGCGCTCGCGGACGCGAAGGCGAAGGGCGTGCCCCTGTTCGTCGACACCTGGGCGCCGTGGTGCCACACCTGCCGCTCCATGCGCGCGTATGTCTTCACGGACAAGGCGCTGGCGAAGCAGGCGAACCGCTTCGTGTGGCTGGAGCTCAACACCGACCTGACCCAGAACGCGGCGTTCCAGGAGAAGTACCCGGTGGAGTTCTGGCCCACCTTCTTCATCATCGACCCGCGCGAGGAGAAGGCCCTGCTGCGCTTCGCCGGCAGCGCGACGGTGCCGCAGCTGGAGCGCCTCTTCGAGGACGGCGAGCGCGCCTACAAGGGCGGCGCCACCGGCGCGGACGCGCTGCTCGCCCGGGGCGATGCCCTCTACGGCGAGCGCAAGCCCGCGGAGGCCGCGGAGGCCCTGACGCTCGCGCTCGCGGAGGCCCCCGCGGACTGGTCCCGCCGGGGCCGTGCGCTGGAGTCGCTGCTGATGGCGCAATACGGGGCGAAGCAGTACGAGCCCTGCGCGCGGAAGGCGGTGGCGGAGCTGCCGTCGGTGCCGCGCTCGCTCAACCAGGCCAACAGCGTCCTCAACGGCCTCACCTGCGCGCTGGCCCTCCCCGAGGGCACGCCCGAGGCGGCGGACCTGCGGCACACGCTGGAGGCGAAGGCGCGCGAGGTGCTGGCGCCGCCCGCCATCGAGATGGCGGCGGATGACCGCTCCGGCCTGTACGAGGTGCTGGTGGAGGCGCGCAAGCAGGACCAGGACGCCGCGGGCGCGAAGCAGGTGGCCCAGGAGTGGCTGACGTACCTGGAGGCCGAGGCCGCGAAGGCGCCGAACCCCGAGGCGCGCAGCGTGTTCGACTCGCACCGCATGCTCGCGGCGATGACGCTGGAGCAGCCGCAGCGGGCCATCCCCGCGCTGGAGCAGAGCGAGAAGGACCTGCCCCAGGACTACAACCCGCCCGCGCGGCTCGCGACGCTGTACCGCCTGTCGGGCCGGTTGGATGACGCGCTCGCCGCGAACGACCGGGCCCTCGCGCGGGTGCAGGGGGCCCGCAGGCTGTCCGTCCTCTCCGGCCGCGCGGACATCCAGGTCGCGCGCAAGGACACCGCGGGCGCCGTGAAGACGCTGGAGGAGGCGCTGACCTTCGCCAGGACGCTGCCCGCCGCGCAGGTGTCTCCGCGTCAGGTGGAGGCGCTGGAGAAGAAGCTCGCCGGCCTCAAGTCGCCCGCCGCCGTGCCGGGCGCGGCTCCGTAG
- a CDS encoding metallophosphoesterase: MDDALLRKALARADAAVAKGPHAAGAEGRRRTLHVAMGDPQADFERVLSILSLHGLLDGAGGLRPDVCLVSVGDHFDWGPAADRERVARSALRLVAWLASHPADQAVMLLGNHDLGRVGELAGFSDETFRAAQRDADQVYAGDDTDAAAERAFLQRWPGLPSAELAARDFSSWTGEQRAWVEHLLRARRFRVAHAVGDSMVVLHAGVTRADLRVVGLAPERWADARAVAEALNGVMDRAVAAWKGGPLVLPGLHHPGNAKEGEGLGIFYQRPSLLAEDAERVRGTPRRRFDPRDLPRGLVQVVGHTRDKRVRELVSAPGPARDGVLRHLVTDGARVDYAHGPPPATGPGEAVMVFTDGAMREGRAEDFELFDLDARRAVKRAP, translated from the coding sequence ATGGACGACGCGCTCTTGAGGAAGGCGTTGGCTCGCGCCGACGCCGCGGTGGCGAAGGGGCCGCACGCGGCCGGGGCGGAGGGCCGGCGCCGCACGCTGCACGTGGCGATGGGAGACCCGCAGGCGGACTTCGAGCGGGTGCTGTCCATCCTCTCGTTGCATGGGCTGCTGGACGGAGCGGGAGGGCTGCGGCCGGACGTGTGCCTGGTGTCCGTGGGCGACCACTTCGACTGGGGGCCCGCGGCGGACCGCGAGCGCGTGGCCCGAAGCGCGCTCCGTCTGGTGGCGTGGCTCGCGTCCCATCCGGCGGACCAGGCGGTGATGCTCCTGGGCAACCACGACCTGGGGCGCGTGGGAGAGCTGGCGGGCTTCAGCGATGAGACCTTCCGCGCCGCGCAGAGGGACGCGGATCAGGTCTACGCGGGGGATGACACCGACGCGGCGGCGGAGCGGGCCTTCCTCCAGCGCTGGCCGGGGCTGCCGAGCGCGGAGCTGGCGGCGCGCGACTTCAGCAGTTGGACCGGGGAGCAGCGTGCATGGGTGGAGCACCTGCTGCGCGCGCGGCGCTTCCGCGTGGCGCATGCGGTTGGGGACTCGATGGTGGTGCTGCACGCGGGCGTCACGCGCGCGGACCTGCGGGTCGTGGGGCTCGCGCCCGAGCGGTGGGCGGATGCGCGCGCGGTGGCGGAGGCGCTCAACGGGGTGATGGACCGGGCGGTGGCGGCGTGGAAGGGCGGGCCGCTCGTGCTGCCGGGGCTGCACCACCCGGGCAACGCGAAGGAGGGCGAAGGGCTGGGCATCTTCTACCAGCGGCCCAGCCTCCTGGCGGAGGACGCGGAGCGCGTGCGGGGGACGCCCCGGCGCAGGTTCGATCCCCGGGACCTGCCGCGGGGACTGGTCCAGGTGGTGGGCCACACGCGGGACAAGCGGGTGCGGGAGCTGGTGTCGGCGCCGGGGCCCGCGCGCGATGGGGTGCTGCGCCACCTGGTGACGGATGGGGCGCGCGTGGACTACGCGCACGGCCCGCCGCCAGCGACGGGCCCGGGCGAGGCGGTGATGGTGTTCACCGACGGCGCGATGCGCGAGGGCCGCGCGGAGGACTTCGAGCTGTTCGACCTGGATGCACGGCGCGCGGTGAAGCGAGCTCCGTGA